The window ATATTTATAATCCAGCTACCGGAGAAGTGAGCCGTCAGGTCGCTATCGCACCAAAAGCTACCGTCGAAGATGCAATCGATGCGGCTCACAAAGCATTCCCACAATGGCGCGATACACCACCGATGAAACGTGCACGCATCATGTTTCGTTATAAACAGTTACTCGAAGAGCGTGCCGATGAGATTTGTCGATTAATAGGTCAAGAGCACGGTAAAATTGTGCACGATGCTGCCGGTGAGTTACAAAGAGGCATTGAAAACGTCGAGTATGCTTGTAGTGCACCAGAACTCTTAAAAGGTGAGTTTAGCAAAAATGTGGGGCCTGGCATTAATTCGTGGAGTGATTTCCAACCTCTAGGGGTTGTCGCTGGGATCACCCCCTTTAATTTCCCTGCGATGGTGCCATTATGGATGTATCCATTAGCACTCGTTTGCGGGAATACCTTTGTCTTGAAACCTTCAGAGCGTGACCCAAGCGCCACCCTATATATAGGCCAACTGCTAAAAGAAGCAGGTTTACCTGATGGGGTCTTTAATATTGTTAATGGTGATAAAGAAGCTGTTGATACGTTATTGACTGATAAACGCGTCAAAGCTGTTAGCTTTGTTGGTTCAACCCCTGTTGCACAATACATTTATGCGACAGCTACGGCACATGGCAAACGTTGCCAAGCTCTCGGAGGCGCTAAAAACCATGCCATTGTTATGCCAGATGCCGATATGGAAAACGTGGTTAACTCACTCTTAGGTGCTGCTTTTGGATCATCGGGTGAGCGCTGTATGGCTTTATCCGTGGCTGTTGCCATTGGTGATGAAATCGCTGATGAGTTGGTCAGTCAGTTACAAGAACGGATGTCTACCCTAAAAATGGGAGTTTACAGTGATAAACATAACGATTTCGGCCCCGTTATCACTCGAGAACATCAACAAAAAGTCATTGGGCATATCACTAGTGCAGAAAAGCAAGGGGCAAAAATTATTGTCGATGGACGAAATGCCAAGGTAGCAGGCCATGAAAACGGCTTCTTTGTTGGCGCTACACTTATCGATAACGTCACCACCGCTATGGATAGCTATCAAGCTGAAATTTTTGGCCCAGTTCTGCAAGTGATCCGCGCTAAATCGATGCAAGAAGCCATGGATATTATTAATGAGCATGAATATGGTAATGGTACTTGTATTTATACCCGTGATGGTGAGGCAGCGAATTATTTTGCAGACTATATCCAAGTGGGCATGGTTGGGATCAATATTCCATTACCTGTACCAGTTGCCTATCATAGCTTTGGGGGGTGGAAAAACTCACTATTTGGTGACCTGCACGCTTACGGGCCAGATGGTGTCCGTTTCTATACCCGCCGTAAAACAATTACTCAGCGTTGGCCTTCAGCAAACTTACGTGAAGGCGCTGAGTTTTCAATGCCGACAATGAAGTAAAATTTAACGCATAGCTTCTCATCTTTTGCTTGATGAGAGGCTATTTTCTTCCCTCCTTCCCTCTATCACTCTTGCTTCACACCTGCGATAATGCCACCATGGCAAAAAATTTATGTTAAGAGAAACCGTCTATTGAATACACAGCATGATAAAAGTTCAGCCGTAACACGCGTTTTGGCCATTTTGGAGCACATTGCAAAATCTGATAATCCTCTTTCACCTGCTGATATTGCTCATGATCTGGCTATCCCTAAACCGACTGTTCATCGTCTTCTTGCTCAACTTAAGCAAGATGGTTATCTACAAATGAATTTAAGAGGGCTTTGGGAACCGGGAAATCGCTTACTCCAGATATCGCAAGGTGTTTGGAATAGTGTTCGTTTTAAGTCTGCACGCCAAGTCATACTGAGAACACTGGCAAACAATATCAATGAAACCTGTGGAATTTCAGTGCCGAATGGCTTAGAAATGCTGTACTACGAAAGAATTCAAACCAATTGGCCACTACAAATTAACTTACCGGAAGGCAGTCGTACGCCGCTTTGGTGTACAGCCAGTGGTAAGCTGTACCTTGCAAGCCTTAGCGAAGCCAAACGACAAAGCTTGTTAAAAGCCCTCCCTATTCATCAAATGACACGCAATACGCTAGTTGACATGTTTGAATTAAATGCTCAACTCGATAAAATCGCTCAAACTCAAATCAGTACGGATAATGAAGAGTTTATTGATGGGATGGTAGCCTGTGCAGTACCTGTAAAAGATGAGAAGAATCGGTTAATTGCTTGCATTTATACGCATGCACCATCAATTCGAACCCCTCTAGGATCTCTACTTGAACATGTTCCTGTAATGCAACAATCGGCACTTGCGCTGAGCCAACTCGAACACTGTTAAATCTATTGACAGGATTTTACGTTGCTCAACTTGCTTCCCCCATTTAAGTCAAGTAGCCTTATCATTACGACTATTATTATGAAGGCAAGGACAATGAGGAAACGTCTGCTTTATGGTCTAATAACTATTTTAGGGATAACTTTAGTCACTATTATTTTACTTGACCGCTGGATCGCTTGGGAAACTGCCCCTTATATCTATGAAAAAGTTGAAGAGCTGCCCGCACGTGATGTCGGGATGGTTTTAGGGACATCGAAATATTATTCGACAGGCGCTCAAAATTTATACTACCACTACCGAATCCTAGGTGCCGCAGATGCTTACCATAGCGGAAAAGTAAAATATTTACTGCTAAGTGGTGATAATGGCGCTCATAGTTACAATGAACCGATTACCATGCGCAAAGATTTAATCAAGGCCGGTGTTCCCGCCTCTAAAATTGTTCTCGATTTTGCAGGTTTTAGAACGTTAGATTCTGTTGTTCGTACTCGCAAAGTATTTGATACGGATAATTTCACGATTATCACTCAGCGCTTTCATTGTGAAAGAGCCTTATTTATTGCTAAACATAAAGGTATCGATGCACAGTGTTTAGCTGTACCAACGCCAAAAGCCATGTTTAAGGTAAGAGTACGTGAAGTATTTGCACGGTTAGGGGCATTGGCTGATCTCTATATTTTAAATCGTGAGCCTAAGTTTTTAGGGGAACAAGAATCCATTCCTGCACCAATCAAAATGCCTGAGGGAATGAAGGGTTATCCTGCCGTTTCACCCGATGAAGTAAATAAAATTTAATCCTTTTTATTCATTAGGCAGTTATCAAACATAACTGCCTAAATGCTACAGCTTTAGATATCTACAAAAATAAACATGGACATGGATTGGCAGTAGAAAAAGTGATCATTGTTACGCACTCTATGGGGGGCTAGTAGCTCGCTACGCAATAAATCCACCTGAATCAGTAACGTTCAAAGGTTGTCAAGATAAGGTGTTAGGTGTCGTGCATGGCGTTATTCCTGATTTGGGGTCACCTGCTGCTTATCGACGAATGAAAACAGGAGCTGGAAAGGAAGGGATTGCAGGCAAAGTTTTAGGGAGTTCAGCTAAAAAGTTAATGCCTGTTTTGGCGAGGGCTACAGCTGCTCTTCAACTATTGCCTTCCCCTAAATATAAGTCTCCATGGCTTAAAGATGATGATAGTTACCCAAAAACAGTAAGCTCAGACCCATTCACTGATATTTACTTGCGTAATGATGTTTGGTGGAAATTATATCAATCAAACATTATTGACTCGAAAGAGACTAACGTTGATGATAATTGGAAGTCTTACGTTAAATTGATAAATGAAGATGTTAGAAGTTTTATGGAGCATCAAGAGAAAGGAAAATATCATCCTAATACCTATGCGTTTTATGAGCATACAAAGCCTTCCGATGGCTCCGTAAAGTGGCATATCACGTCAATTACGTCCCCGAAAGATATGCATGACAGCAATAAAACAATCCCTAATAACTACCGTGAAGTGCCTTTACCGTTTAACCGCTCTCGTCTTTATGAGTTAAAAGCCTCAAATTCTGCGGGGGATGGTACGGTTCCTGTGGAATCCTTGAAAACAATCCAGCGTCAAAATGGGCAGTCCATTAAAAGTGTGTTAGCCACGAATGTTGACCATCAAGGGGCTTATGAAGTCAAAAACCTTGACGATATTCATCAACGTCCTGCATTGCAATTTACCCTGCGTGCTATCGCTAAAATGGTTCAAGAGGTGCCTGCATGTTGATAAAGACCGCGTTACGCGCAATCAGCTTTTCTTTAGGCGTGGTGTTTTTTATTCCGACGTTGTATGCAAATCCCATTGTTAAAAAGGACGCTGTTATGGTTGAACCGTTATTTTCGAAAACAAAACCGCAATGTGCGGGAATTTATGTGGTGGATGTTCCTGAGTCTTTTAATAATGGCACACATAAAGCCACGTATGATGATTTTGATATTGAAAGCCAATTTATTTATCCGCCGGCATTCAAGCAACGTATTGCATTACGTGAAGAGGCGCTTAGAAATCAAAAAACCAGTCAGAAAAATGCTCCAGCATTGAAAGAAGTTATTCAGCTTCCCGACAATCAAGGGGTGATCTTTGATAAAAATCAAAGTGGAACAGATGATTCTTACCGAACATTAGAGGCTCATGTGTATATCAACCATATAGCCTTTATTATAACTATCGATATTCTTGATTTGTCCGCCCCTAAATATGCCAAAGATAGAGATGATTATTTAAGTTATGGATTTGCTGAGTTTAAATTGAATGACAAACCCTCTAAATTAGCGGCAATGCGTTCGTTGATTTCGCGATTAAGCGGGCGATTAGATCATGATATTCCAACCGATAAAGGGTGGTGTATTCCTAATGGATTTATTGCGGATGACGGTAGAGAGCACAAAGTTGTTGTGGGGCTTAGCTATGAAAATGACGATTTACTCTTTGGTATCAATACGAATAATGCAATGATTGCCGACGGGGATACCTTTTTTGGTCGAAGTGATGCAATTGACGATGCTTTAAAAGCGTCAAGTATGAAAACCTTAAAAAAATATGCGTCTATGGCGAATGGTATTCCATTTGAAGCATGGCTTTTTGATGGCACTCAAAATTATGAACAGAAAACGTTAAAGGTCTACGACTTTACTCTTTATGCTAATGAAGCTGTTGCAACAGTGTGGAAGCCGTTAATCAAGTTAGGTCTTAATAGCAAGTATAAACAAACTCGCTATAGCGAAGCTCAAATGGTCGAAATTTGGGATCGGATTATAGGCTCTCTACGTTATAAACCGAACGCGTTTTAATGTTTTTCTGTGCGGCAATGATTGTCTCATTATCGCTCATATTTAACATAAATATGCTTGCATGCCCTACTACTGTAGCTCCAATTGAGTAATGTCACTTTTTGCGGCATAAAGGAGTAAACCTTTTGCCGCGATAAGGACATTCAAAATCACCTGTTTGACATAATGGATCTTATCGGTGCCGAAAAATTGGACATCCCAGATGGAACCTTAAGCTAAATTACGCTATTCTATTTTTCTTAATGATTCGTCAAAAGGATTAGCGTCATGTCAGAGAAAGATACCCCAGATATGAGCGAATGCCTGCACGTTTCCTATTACCACCCTCAATGGGATGAAAAAGGAAAATGCCATTGGAAAGGGGTTGGGCTTCAACACCAATCCCTTAATCCAGAAGCCAAATGCGTGGTTCCCCCAACCAAAATTATTCCAGTCATTTTTTTGCCTGGGGTGATGGGCAGTAATTTGAAAGCAACCTCGGCTGGTAGTAATTTTTTAGAAGGTGATAAGATTTGGCGGGGGGATAACGAGATCGAAGTTTATGTGGACTGGGCTAAGCTAAAAGGTCAAGAACGACGAGAATTGTTAAACCCTAAAACCACAACGGTCGATAATCGCGGAGTCATTAATTCGAACGTGTACTCGTTAATTACAGATGATGGCTTGGGGGATTGTGGAACACTCCTTCAACCGAGAAAAGAGCGAGGTTGGGGCGAAATTCTCAATTTTAGCTATGGGAATACATTGAGCGTGCTTCAAGGCGCATTGTTAGATGATTGGCAAAAAGCCGCCAGACGGCGTGCTGATGGTAAAGATGGCATCAGCGGCAATCCGAAAGAGAATGGCATTGTGCGTCAGTTGTGCAATACCGTGTTCGGCACTGAAGATAAAAATGAAGATTGCTTAACCGAAAAAGAAGCCAGTCATTTTTTGAATTTTCTCTATCCTTTGCATGTGTTTGGGTATAACTGGTTGGAAGATAATGCCATTTCTGCTGCCAAGTTGGTGGAGTATATAGATAAAACCCTCCGATATTACCAAAGCCAAGATGGACACGGACATGGTCTTGCGATTGAAAAAGTGATTTTAGTCACTCATTCCATGGGAGGATTAGTGGCTCGTTATGCCATGAATCCGCCAGACGATGCCGAATTTAAAGGGTGTCAGGATAAGGTGTTAGGCGTTGTTCATGGCGTCATTCCGGATTTGGGGTCACCTGCCGCCTATCGCCGGATGAAAGTGGGTGGAAAACAAGAAGGATTGGCGGGCATTGTCATGGGCAAGTCTGCCGAAGAATTGATGCCGGTATTAGCCCGCGCCCCTGCGCCTTTACAGTTATTACCCGCGCCAAACTATACCAGTAATGCCCATGGAATGGCGTGGTTTAGTGTTGAAAAAGGGAATGCTGATGGCAGTGATTTAGTCTTACCCCAAAAAGGCGACCCGTTTGGGGAGATTTATCTGAATAAAACCTTATGGTGGCGGTTGTATGAGTCTGACATCATTGATAAAGAGGAGTCCATTAGTCGGGAAAATTGGTTGGCTTATTTTAATTTAATGGAGAAACCGGTAAGAAAGTTTATTTCATCATTAAATGTTGCTGGTTATCACCCCAACACCTATGCGTTTTATGGGCATACAAAGCCTTCCGATGGCTCCGTGAAATGGCATGTCACGTCAATTACGTACCCGAAAGATATGCATGACAGCGATAAAACAATCCCCAATAACTACCGTGAAGTGCCTTTGCCGTTTAACCGCTCCCGTCTTTATGAATTAAAAGCCTCAAATTCTGCGGGGGATGGTACGGTTCCTGTGGAATCCTTGAAAACAATCCAGCGTCAAAATGGGCAGTTGATTAAAAGCGTGTTGGCAACGGATGTCGACCATCAAGGGGCTTATGAAGTCAAAAACCTTGACGATATTCATCAACGTCCTGCATTGCGATTTACCCTGCGTGCTATCGCTAAAATGGTTCAAGAGGTGCCTGCATGTTGATGAAGACCGCGTTACGCGCAATCAGCTTTTCTTTAGGCGTGGTGTTTTTTATTCCAACGTTGTATGCAAATCCCATTGTTAAAAAGGACGCTGTTATGGTTGAACCGTTATTTTCGAAAACAAAACCGCAATGTGTGGGAATTTATGTGGTGGATGTTCCTGAGTCTTTTAATAATGGCACGCATAAAGCCACGTACGATGATTTTGATATTGAAAGCCAATTTATTTACCCGCCGGCATTCAAGCAACGTATTGCATTACGTGAAGAAGCGCTTAGGAATCAAAAAACCAGTCAGAAAAATGCCCCTGCATTGAAAGAAGTTATTCAGCTTCCCGACAATCAAGGGGTCATCTTTGATAGAAATATTTCGGGGCAAGATGATTTAGGTCGGGTATTAGAAGCCCATGTGTACCTCAATCATATCGCTTTTATTATTACAACTGAAATACTTGACCTTTCATCGGATAAATATACAGAAAGGAAGAAAATATATATTAATGCAGGGTTTACAGAAGCTGAAATGAATGACAAACCAACTAAATTAGCGGCAATGCGTTCGTTGATTTCGCGATTAAGCGGTCGGTTAGATCATGATATTCCAACCGATAAAGGGTGGTGTATTCCTAATGGATTTATTGCGGATGACGGTAGAGAGCACAAAGTTGTTGTGGGGCTTAGCTATGAAAATGACGATTTACTCTTTGGTATCAATACGAATAATGCA of the Providencia stuartii genome contains:
- a CDS encoding acetyltransferase, whose protein sequence is MLGVVHGVIPDLGSPAAYRRMKTGAGKEGIAGKVLGSSAKKLMPVLARATAALQLLPSPKYKSPWLKDDDSYPKTVSSDPFTDIYLRNDVWWKLYQSNIIDSKETNVDDNWKSYVKLINEDVRSFMEHQEKGKYHPNTYAFYEHTKPSDGSVKWHITSITSPKDMHDSNKTIPNNYREVPLPFNRSRLYELKASNSAGDGTVPVESLKTIQRQNGQSIKSVLATNVDHQGAYEVKNLDDIHQRPALQFTLRAIAKMVQEVPAC
- a CDS encoding CoA-acylating methylmalonate-semialdehyde dehydrogenase, translated to MNIVGHLIHGAINETHSRLQDIYNPATGEVSRQVAIAPKATVEDAIDAAHKAFPQWRDTPPMKRARIMFRYKQLLEERADEICRLIGQEHGKIVHDAAGELQRGIENVEYACSAPELLKGEFSKNVGPGINSWSDFQPLGVVAGITPFNFPAMVPLWMYPLALVCGNTFVLKPSERDPSATLYIGQLLKEAGLPDGVFNIVNGDKEAVDTLLTDKRVKAVSFVGSTPVAQYIYATATAHGKRCQALGGAKNHAIVMPDADMENVVNSLLGAAFGSSGERCMALSVAVAIGDEIADELVSQLQERMSTLKMGVYSDKHNDFGPVITREHQQKVIGHITSAEKQGAKIIVDGRNAKVAGHENGFFVGATLIDNVTTAMDSYQAEIFGPVLQVIRAKSMQEAMDIINEHEYGNGTCIYTRDGEAANYFADYIQVGMVGINIPLPVPVAYHSFGGWKNSLFGDLHAYGPDGVRFYTRRKTITQRWPSANLREGAEFSMPTMK
- a CDS encoding IclR family transcriptional regulator; translation: MNTQHDKSSAVTRVLAILEHIAKSDNPLSPADIAHDLAIPKPTVHRLLAQLKQDGYLQMNLRGLWEPGNRLLQISQGVWNSVRFKSARQVILRTLANNINETCGISVPNGLEMLYYERIQTNWPLQINLPEGSRTPLWCTASGKLYLASLSEAKRQSLLKALPIHQMTRNTLVDMFELNAQLDKIAQTQISTDNEEFIDGMVACAVPVKDEKNRLIACIYTHAPSIRTPLGSLLEHVPVMQQSALALSQLEHC
- a CDS encoding lipase family alpha/beta hydrolase, whose translation is MSEKDTPDMSECLHVSYYHPQWDEKGKCHWKGVGLQHQSLNPEAKCVVPPTKIIPVIFLPGVMGSNLKATSAGSNFLEGDKIWRGDNEIEVYVDWAKLKGQERRELLNPKTTTVDNRGVINSNVYSLITDDGLGDCGTLLQPRKERGWGEILNFSYGNTLSVLQGALLDDWQKAARRRADGKDGISGNPKENGIVRQLCNTVFGTEDKNEDCLTEKEASHFLNFLYPLHVFGYNWLEDNAISAAKLVEYIDKTLRYYQSQDGHGHGLAIEKVILVTHSMGGLVARYAMNPPDDAEFKGCQDKVLGVVHGVIPDLGSPAAYRRMKVGGKQEGLAGIVMGKSAEELMPVLARAPAPLQLLPAPNYTSNAHGMAWFSVEKGNADGSDLVLPQKGDPFGEIYLNKTLWWRLYESDIIDKEESISRENWLAYFNLMEKPVRKFISSLNVAGYHPNTYAFYGHTKPSDGSVKWHVTSITYPKDMHDSDKTIPNNYREVPLPFNRSRLYELKASNSAGDGTVPVESLKTIQRQNGQLIKSVLATDVDHQGAYEVKNLDDIHQRPALRFTLRAIAKMVQEVPAC
- a CDS encoding T6SS immunity protein Tli4 family protein; protein product: MLMKTALRAISFSLGVVFFIPTLYANPIVKKDAVMVEPLFSKTKPQCVGIYVVDVPESFNNGTHKATYDDFDIESQFIYPPAFKQRIALREEALRNQKTSQKNAPALKEVIQLPDNQGVIFDRNISGQDDLGRVLEAHVYLNHIAFIITTEILDLSSDKYTERKKIYINAGFTEAEMNDKPTKLAAMRSLISRLSGRLDHDIPTDKGWCIPNGFIADDGREHKVVVGLSYENDDLLFGINTNNAMIADGDTFFGRSDAIDDALKASSMKTLKKYASMANGIPFEAWLFDGTQNYEQKTLKVYDFTLYANEAVATVWKPLIKLGLNSKYKQTRYSEAQMVEIWDRIIGSLRYKPNAF
- a CDS encoding T6SS immunity protein Tli4 family protein — its product is MLIKTALRAISFSLGVVFFIPTLYANPIVKKDAVMVEPLFSKTKPQCAGIYVVDVPESFNNGTHKATYDDFDIESQFIYPPAFKQRIALREEALRNQKTSQKNAPALKEVIQLPDNQGVIFDKNQSGTDDSYRTLEAHVYINHIAFIITIDILDLSAPKYAKDRDDYLSYGFAEFKLNDKPSKLAAMRSLISRLSGRLDHDIPTDKGWCIPNGFIADDGREHKVVVGLSYENDDLLFGINTNNAMIADGDTFFGRSDAIDDALKASSMKTLKKYASMANGIPFEAWLFDGTQNYEQKTLKVYDFTLYANEAVATVWKPLIKLGLNSKYKQTRYSEAQMVEIWDRIIGSLRYKPNAF
- the sanA gene encoding outer membrane permeability protein SanA, encoding MRKRLLYGLITILGITLVTIILLDRWIAWETAPYIYEKVEELPARDVGMVLGTSKYYSTGAQNLYYHYRILGAADAYHSGKVKYLLLSGDNGAHSYNEPITMRKDLIKAGVPASKIVLDFAGFRTLDSVVRTRKVFDTDNFTIITQRFHCERALFIAKHKGIDAQCLAVPTPKAMFKVRVREVFARLGALADLYILNREPKFLGEQESIPAPIKMPEGMKGYPAVSPDEVNKI